In the Bacteroidales bacterium genome, CATTGGTGCATTTAAAGCCTATATACAAGAAAAGTGGGAGGAATTACCTCCCACTTTTACAACATCTTCTCATAATGGTGCAGGAAAGATGGAAATTCTGGATTTCATCGAACAGGCAAATAAGGAGTATGCCCATCTATTGCCTGTAATTGGTAAACCTTCTATTTAAATTTGAGCAAGAGTTGGTTTTTCGAAACCAAATCCCCTGGTTTAACCATTATATCCAGAATAACAGCATCAAATTCAGCAAAGATGGTGTTGACCATTTTCATTGCTTCCAATTCCAGTAACTTTTCACCTGCTTTAACTTTCTTTCCCTTTTTAGTGTAAACATTTCCGATTGTACCAGGAATAAATGAATTGATTTCCTTAGGGTTAGCCGGCTGATACGGTTTGCGGGTGAGAAATTTTTTGTTTAGCCGGGTTTTATATTTTACATCCTCAATAATAAGGGTCTGCATAATATCTTTTTCTTTCAATTCAGGCACAATTGCTGAATCTACGGCATCTTTTGGTTTTTCTTCCATAACCATAATCTTTAAAGATCCATAATGATCATAAACTATTGGTAGGAGAGGGATGCATTATTCCTCTCACTATGAGAAACA is a window encoding:
- a CDS encoding acetyl-CoA carboxylase biotin carboxyl carrier protein subunit — its product is MQTLIIEDVKYKTRLNKKFLTRKPYQPANPKEINSFIPGTIGNVYTKKGKKVKAGEKLLELEAMKMVNTIFAEFDAVILDIMVKPGDLVSKNQLLLKFK